taagaagtccatttatgggcttaagcaagcatcccggagttggaacctcagatttgatgaggcagtcaaatcttttggcttcctcagaaatgaagaggaatcttgtatatacaagaagttgagtgggagtagtattgctttcctagtcttgtatgtggatgacatacttctcataggaaacgacaagaccatgcttgagtcagtcaaggaatggcttaaaagttgtttttccatgaaagacctaggagaagctgaatacatcttgggaataaggatccatagagatagatccaaaaggatgattggacttagccaagagacttatattgataaggttcttgcaaggttcaagctggaaaactccaaaagaggtttcattcccatgcaacatggcatttcacttggcaagactcagtgtccttcgacacctgatgaggtcaagcgcatgagtaatgttccttatgcctctgcagtagggtccattatgtatgccatggtatgcactcgaccggatgttgcatatgctttgagtatgtgcagcagataccagtcaaacccaggagaggcgcactggatggcagcaaagaatatccttaagtacttaagaaggactaaggatgatttcttggtctatggtggagataatgagttggttgccactggatacaccgatgcaagcttccaaagtgacaaagatgatttccgatcacaatctggtttcatattttgtctcaatggaggggctgtgagctggaagagttctaagcagagtaccatcgcagattctacaacagaggctgagtatattgcagcaagtgatgcagcaaaagaagctgtttggatcaaaaagttcattagtgaacttggtgtagttcctagcattgaaaatggcattgagttatattgtgacaacaatggtgccatttcccagtccaaggaacccagatcgcaccaaaaatccaaacatgtgctcaggagattccatcttattcgagagatcgttgaaagaggggatgtgaaagtaagcaaggttcatactgaggataacgtagctgatcctctgactaaaccgcttgctcaacctaagcatgagagtcatactaggtctatggggcttaggcatatgggagaatggctttagtttgtttactttatgtttacaattgtaaagacatttattatgttttgaatgtttatcaataaaagttcattcttatttaattgtttggtttagtattaaataaaatgtccaaataacttgtgttttcaaataggattatcgaaaacgttttgataatggaaccctataaagtgaactgaaatcacaacttattaagtccctagtctgaatcactaaattggacataagtgatttatgagaagactagcatgtaattaattgatagtgcagttccatgggctatggagacatagggatgtctaattgattatatggatgtatacttgatgcattgagacttgacctaactagattctaaaagtagaatcaaaattctatatttagtggattccttagacatgagtatgtcttaataaccatgagacaattagtttaaccttgactctgttaaacgccgcgccgtaaaaggaggttataaaagcagtgatcaggtgggctaagaattgagtgggagttatggtcatacaagagtgaataagtcctcctatttgataggaatggtgtctgggcctcttgatgagcgagaactgaaaaattgcatggccatgcggaatgggattaaaatgttaatctttatttgaacagttcgaactcggcgatcaagaaactagaatttgagaataacagtgtgttatcaaattttggcattaagagacttaaggaatttagcattgccttcttgtcttcggacaagtgggagattgaaggaattatgtccttagacatttccggcaattactaaatacaaataggaattaattatgaagataataagttaattattttagtaatcatatttgcttgctagagaataaatgtgattagtaggacaatattgattggacctacaactaaaataatttaatcctataaggtcacacatataagcactaattggaatgggcccaaaaggcccgatggcaaccggtctattaagggaaagaatgttgggccttggttttgtgttaacctaaaactctcacattataatagttataatgtcagggatttagaaatcacgttcattcaaaatatctgacaaaaagaaaaacacaaaaaccctaattctaattctctaaacgccgtacatcccaaacaaagcaagagacagattgtgatcgttctcttccgtactagcatacgtgggattcaattcgtgcttgtggactgagtagaggagcaacaagtggggctctaagatcttcgaagcttgcatacgaacgggagaacacgcttcaaaggtgattattctttcgacttaatctgatctatactattgttatgcatgagatcctgtgatagatgttaggaaattgtttcctgaaattccgctttatgcatctatatgttcctacattTTTTGTAGTGCACataagaactttcaggaacggaggTATATTTTTCAACTTTTCTTATTACACCTCTATTCAAATAATATAGTATCACTAAAATCAAATGCAATCAATAAAATTAAAGCTACAAAATAATTGTCCGTTCTTTAAACGGGCTCAAGAGTTTGTCGAAGATAATAACCAGTAGAAGGACGCGTGTAAGCGGGTTCGCTCCACGTGCACATGCAAAATCTGGAAAAACGGAACTCAAAAATGCTAGGTGTCACCAAACTACGATCTTCAAACAAATGAGTATGCACGTCATCCTAAACAACCCCTGACAAAATACTTCCTAATATAGTAAACTTCAAACAGGATAATATCAAAAATAGTATTACGATCCGAGTAACATATTTGCAAAATGAACCAACAACAACCTCAAAGAGAAAGCGAGAAGCAGCAAGAACAGGGCCAAAATGGGCAGCCCATAAAATATGGCGATGTATTCCCGGTGGCGGGAGAGCTAGCAACAAAAGCAGTAGCACCAAGAGATGCAGCGATGATGCAGACTGCCGAGAACGCGGTGTTCGGGCAGACTCAGAAGGGTGGTCCAGCTGCAACTATGCAGTCAGCTGCTACTGTCAATGAAAGGGCTGGTTTTGTTAGCCATGCTGATGTCTCGGATGTAGCTGCACACCAGGGTGTCAATGTTACTCAAACTTATGTTCCTGGTGCTTCTATTGTTACCGAGTCTATTGGTGGACAGGTTCGTATAACAACTGTATTCGGATCCCAAATCATacatactccttccgtcccagaatagttgttacacttatttttgcacaaagttttaggtgataagtggttgtttggttatcaattgttattttattgaaaaagtagatgtgataggagttagtggagtgtttttttaattcaatgagagagggtgtgaggacaaaataaaatttagtgagaagagagagacaatataataattgtggggtgatttctaatttagaagtgtaacaactaatttgggacggtcgaaaaaggaaagtgtaacaactaatttgagtaatatttattttatgtcTTCTTGTAAAATTCTTGTGTGTTTTTTCTCcgctggtttttttttttttttttttttgatggtaCATATTTTCAATATAGGGATAGAAATCCAGCAATAtgtcaataatattattttgataTTTGTATAACCCTCCTTACTTATTGACCAGCACAGGTATCAAGGAAGCGTAGTTGAATTTGATATAATAATGAGGCAAGGGCGTAATAAACGATAAAGAAGTATAAAAAAACTAATATGGTGTAAAAGTTTcaaaatttgaattatttatgatgTAAGTGAACTCGTGAGAGTAAAAATACTCCCTCGGTCCCAAATTAGTCGTTATACTTAAttacttacctttgcacaaagttttaagtaataagtggttgtttggttatcaaattattattctattaaaaaagtagatgtgataggagttattTTGGTATTTTTTAATGGAATGAGAGAGGATTTGGGAACAAAGAAAATTAGTGGAGAGAAACAACATACGGAGTAATAcgtgtggggtcattcctaatttagaagtgtaataACTAATtcgggacggacgaaaaaggaaagtgtaacaattaatctgggacggagggagtgtaATAAACAATTGAGTAGTGGAGTAGAAGTTATCAAAAGTGGAATTGTGACTCCTAAAAAGTATGTCTTGGATTGGTAATAGGGCAGACCATACAACCTAGGGTGGTGGTAATTTTTCAGTCAAATTTGAAGAAGTTTGACCATAAAGATTAAAATGTTCACCCTTCCCTTTTCATTTTCGATAAGGAGTCGTTTATTGACCAGCACGGGTATTAAGTAAGCGTAGTTGAATTTGAGATAATAACCAGGCAAGTGGTGTAGTAGACcataaagaaatataaaaaaattggtagggtgtaaatgttttaaaaaatgaattatttatgatttaaatgAACTCATAagagtaaaaaataataaacaattagtTAATTTGAGCAAGGATTATGGTACTCTTGTACATTAGACTTAAATTGATGGGGTGCCTTTGTAGGTTGTAGGGCAGACCATACAACCTAGGGCGGTGGTGCAAGGTGAAGAAGCTAAAGGGAGTGTTACACAAAGTAGAAATAGTAGCAAGGTTACCATTGGTGAAGCTCTAGAAGCTGTTGCACTTACAGCAGGAGACAAACCAGTGGAGCAAAGCGATGCTGCAGCCATCCAAGCAGCTGAGGTTAGGGCCACTGGTCAAAATGTGTTGATTCCTGGTGGTGTGGCTTCTGCTGCTCAGGCTGCTGCTTCTCTGAACGCTCAGACTATTCGTGACGAGGATAAAATCAAGCTTGGCGATGTTCTTACGGTATGTAACTAATTCGTCTAGGTTTAGAAAATCTTAGTGTTAATTCAAATTGTTACAAATATTTTGTATGCATTAGTGAATTGTAAGTTGCTTAATTTGTGTTGTTTGATTGAACAGAATGCAACTATTAAGTTGCCAGCTGATAAGGAAGCGACAAGGCAGGATGCGGAAGGGGTGGTAAGTGCTGAACTGAGGAACAACCCAAATGTAGCAACCCGTCCAGGTGGCGTGGCAGCATCAGTGGCTGCAGCTGCCAGGCTCAACCAGGGAAATAATACATGAGTTATCAACAGAATGGTTGATGGATTGCATGATATGCCATCGATTTAGTTTCCTATAATGTTTATTTTCAAACTCTTTAGACGAATGTGTTTTGTTTTCGGATATCAGTCTTatataattttgttaatttttataTATGATCAAGTGTACGTATTTTAACAACAGCATATACAGTTTATATGTCTTACTCCGTATTTGGTTAATTATATCCTAATTAACTATTTCCTGGCTGCCGTTAGTAATCAAGTGTGA
This genomic stretch from Spinacia oleracea cultivar Varoflay chromosome 3, BTI_SOV_V1, whole genome shotgun sequence harbors:
- the LOC110793042 gene encoding late embryogenesis abundant protein D-34-like, which encodes MNQQQPQRESEKQQEQGQNGQPIKYGDVFPVAGELATKAVAPRDAAMMQTAENAVFGQTQKGGPAATMQSAATVNERAGFVSHADVSDVAAHQGVNVTQTYVPGASIVTESIGGQVVGQTIQPRAVVQGEEAKGSVTQSRNSSKVTIGEALEAVALTAGDKPVEQSDAAAIQAAEVRATGQNVLIPGGVASAAQAAASLNAQTIRDEDKIKLGDVLTNATIKLPADKEATRQDAEGVVSAELRNNPNVATRPGGVAASVAAAARLNQGNNT